One Fuerstiella marisgermanici DNA window includes the following coding sequences:
- a CDS encoding HesA/MoeB/ThiF family protein — MTSPLPQLTDAEKARYEWQMWTPDVGEEGQRKLKAASVLVSRLGGVGGTVAYYLAAAGIGKLVLAHAGNVKPSDLNRQLLMTTEWLGQPRVESAERRLKELNPNIEIHTTAENLSDENAASLVGEVDIVVDGAPLFAERHAMNKAAVKQKKPLVECAMYDLDAQLTTIIPGQTPCLACIYPEQPPDWKREFPVFGAVSGMIASMAAVEVIKLVTGIGTPLTGQMLWANLRTMEFRKLPLTKRPDCPVCGV; from the coding sequence ATGACGAGTCCACTACCGCAACTGACCGATGCTGAGAAAGCACGCTACGAATGGCAAATGTGGACGCCGGACGTCGGTGAGGAAGGCCAGCGAAAACTGAAGGCCGCCAGTGTGCTGGTATCGCGGCTGGGCGGGGTCGGCGGCACCGTTGCATACTACCTGGCCGCCGCCGGAATCGGCAAATTGGTTCTGGCTCACGCAGGCAACGTTAAACCCAGCGACCTGAATCGCCAGCTATTGATGACTACTGAATGGCTCGGCCAGCCGCGAGTCGAATCTGCCGAGCGCCGATTGAAGGAACTGAACCCCAATATCGAAATTCACACGACGGCCGAAAATCTGTCCGATGAGAACGCCGCTTCGCTGGTAGGTGAGGTGGACATCGTGGTCGATGGAGCTCCCTTATTTGCGGAACGCCACGCGATGAACAAGGCGGCCGTGAAGCAGAAGAAGCCGCTGGTCGAATGTGCGATGTACGATTTGGACGCTCAATTAACCACGATCATCCCCGGCCAGACGCCATGCCTTGCGTGCATCTATCCGGAACAGCCCCCTGACTGGAAGCGTGAGTTCCCCGTGTTCGGCGCGGTCTCCGGCATGATCGCATCGATGGCGGCCGTTGAGGTCATTAAGCTGGTCACAGGCATCGGCACGCCATTGACAGGCCAGATGCTGTGGGCAAATCTCCGCACCATGGAATTCCGCAAACTACCGCTCACCAAACGGCCCGATTGTCCGGTTTGTGGAGTCTGA
- a CDS encoding integrase core domain-containing protein has protein sequence MTIALSMDGKGRAIDNVMIERLWRTVKYEEVYLKEYATGADCRNGLTSYFDYYGHQRRHQSLDRQTPWAVYRPKRSKPL, from the coding sequence TTGACAATTGCTCTCAGTATGGACGGCAAGGGCCGCGCGATAGACAACGTGATGATCGAACGGCTGTGGCGAACCGTGAAATACGAAGAGGTCTATCTCAAGGAGTACGCAACCGGAGCCGATTGTAGAAACGGGCTGACGAGTTACTTCGACTACTACGGACACCAGCGCCGTCATCAGTCGCTCGACCGCCAAACACCATGGGCCGTCTACCGTCCCAAACGCTCAAAGCCACTTTGA
- a CDS encoding IS256 family transposase, whose translation MSKTKTDRTKVPVGQALDPEVISFRAQFDERSPLDEIVREGARRMLQTAVDAEVDAFVAMHADRTDEHGRRLVVKNGSLPERDILTGAGAIPVTQGRVRDNDPDREKRVAFSPSVLPSYLRKTKAIEELIPWLYLKGISTGDFNEALQSLVGERAAGLSPNVVCRLKDQWCSEYDDWSKRDLSNKQYVYIWADGIHAKVRLEDDANKKQCLLVLMGATPEGQKELIAVLDGYRESEQSWCELLVDLKQRGLQLSPKVAVGDGALGFWAAIRKVFPETREQRCWVHKTANVLNKMPKSVQPKAKGDLHEIWQAETKDDANKAFDKFIEKYGAKYAAACDCLKKDRDELLTFYDFPAEHWSHLRTTNPIESTFATIRLRHRKTKGSGTRRASLAMMFKLAQSASKKWRRLNCHEKITLVIEGRSFKDGIMQDDIAA comes from the coding sequence ATGAGCAAGACTAAAACAGACCGAACCAAAGTGCCAGTGGGTCAAGCGCTCGATCCCGAAGTGATTTCCTTTCGGGCTCAGTTCGACGAGCGAAGTCCGCTCGACGAGATTGTCCGTGAGGGAGCCAGGCGGATGCTACAAACCGCAGTCGATGCCGAGGTGGATGCGTTCGTCGCCATGCATGCGGATCGGACTGACGAGCACGGCCGGCGACTGGTCGTCAAGAACGGAAGCCTTCCGGAGCGGGACATCCTCACCGGTGCCGGAGCGATTCCGGTCACTCAGGGGCGTGTCCGCGACAACGATCCTGATCGCGAAAAACGGGTGGCTTTCTCGCCAAGCGTGCTTCCGAGCTATCTGCGAAAAACGAAGGCCATTGAAGAACTCATCCCCTGGCTTTACCTCAAAGGAATTTCCACGGGTGACTTCAACGAGGCGTTGCAGTCGCTCGTCGGCGAGCGGGCCGCCGGGCTGAGTCCCAACGTGGTTTGCCGGCTCAAGGATCAGTGGTGCAGCGAATACGATGACTGGAGCAAGCGGGATCTATCGAACAAGCAGTACGTTTACATCTGGGCCGACGGCATTCACGCGAAGGTCCGACTGGAGGATGACGCCAATAAAAAGCAGTGTTTGCTGGTGCTGATGGGGGCTACGCCGGAAGGCCAGAAAGAATTGATCGCGGTGCTGGACGGTTACCGCGAGAGCGAGCAGAGCTGGTGCGAGTTACTGGTCGACTTGAAGCAACGTGGCCTGCAATTGTCACCGAAGGTTGCCGTTGGCGATGGTGCGCTTGGCTTCTGGGCCGCGATCCGCAAAGTATTCCCCGAGACTCGTGAACAACGCTGTTGGGTTCACAAGACGGCCAATGTTCTCAACAAGATGCCTAAGAGCGTTCAACCCAAAGCGAAAGGCGACCTGCACGAAATCTGGCAGGCAGAAACGAAGGACGATGCGAACAAAGCGTTCGATAAATTCATTGAAAAGTACGGTGCGAAGTATGCAGCGGCTTGCGATTGCCTGAAGAAGGACCGCGACGAGCTGCTGACGTTCTACGATTTCCCGGCCGAACACTGGAGCCACTTGCGGACAACCAACCCGATCGAATCCACCTTCGCGACGATCCGCCTTCGTCACCGCAAGACCAAAGGCAGCGGAACAAGACGGGCGAGCTTAGCGATGATGTTCAAGCTGGCTCAGTCAGCATCGAAGAAATGGAGACGACTCAACTGCCACGAAAAGATCACACTCGTCATCGAAGGACGTTCCTTCAAAGACGGAATCATGCAGGATGATATCGCCGCCTAA
- a CDS encoding IS3 family transposase — protein sequence MSEARSWIDFDHRQLSIREQCRLLGLHRNNVYYEPVPESGENLRLMRLMDEEHLKRPHRGSRQMVDFFEDQGMTVNRKRIQRLMRKMGIEGISPKRRTTLRMEGHQVFPYLLRGLEINRPNHVWCCDITYIPMRLGFLYLVAVMDWYSRYVLSWRLSNSMDVDFCMDALENAFSSFGRPEIFNTDQGSQFTSREFTGALKSQDVAISMGVIVESCVLE from the coding sequence GTGAGTGAAGCAAGGTCGTGGATTGACTTCGATCATCGGCAACTGAGTATTCGTGAGCAGTGTCGTCTTCTCGGTCTTCATCGCAACAATGTGTACTACGAACCTGTTCCGGAAAGCGGGGAGAACCTTAGACTGATGCGGCTGATGGACGAAGAACATTTGAAGCGTCCGCATCGTGGTTCGCGGCAGATGGTGGACTTCTTTGAAGATCAGGGCATGACGGTGAATCGCAAGCGAATCCAACGTTTAATGCGAAAAATGGGCATCGAAGGTATCTCCCCCAAACGTCGAACGACGCTGCGAATGGAAGGTCATCAGGTCTTTCCGTATTTGTTGCGTGGCCTTGAAATCAATCGTCCAAATCACGTTTGGTGTTGTGACATTACGTACATTCCCATGCGGTTGGGTTTTCTGTATCTGGTTGCCGTGATGGACTGGTACAGCCGCTACGTTCTTTCGTGGCGCCTGTCCAACAGCATGGATGTTGACTTCTGCATGGATGCTTTGGAAAACGCGTTTTCGTCATTCGGCAGACCAGAAATCTTTAATACCGATCAGGGTTCACAGTTTACAAGCCGTGAGTTCACCGGCGCTTTGAAGTCACAGGACGTCGCGATCAGTATGGGAGTTATTGTCGAAAGTTGTGTTCTTGAGTGA
- a CDS encoding transposase produces MSRKRRIFSAPFKAKVALEAIKGHRTISELTLKHKLHATQINLWKKQLLDGAEGVFETGSGTKKTKPAVTDEPQTAELYEQIGRLKVQLEWLKKKVAEVSE; encoded by the coding sequence ATGTCTCGGAAGCGTCGAATCTTCAGTGCACCGTTTAAGGCGAAAGTAGCGTTAGAGGCCATCAAGGGGCATCGAACGATCAGTGAGCTGACGTTGAAGCATAAGTTGCATGCGACTCAGATCAACCTTTGGAAGAAGCAACTTCTGGATGGAGCCGAAGGCGTCTTCGAGACTGGCAGTGGCACGAAGAAGACCAAACCGGCGGTCACCGACGAACCACAGACAGCCGAGCTGTACGAGCAGATTGGTCGTCTCAAAGTGCAGCTGGAGTGGCTTAAAAAAAAAGTGGCCGAAGTCAGTGAGTGA
- a CDS encoding endonuclease/exonuclease/phosphatase family protein: MTISRRHFCGTLGTSLALANSTLFAEDPKSRPLRVIAYNIYKCTGWPKNRAGAKRAVAKGQMAKRLAMELALHEPDIINFSESPSEELTKEVAKLMGMNHVRFPSGGNWPGTLLSKFEITESQNAPMKGGRPKELFTRHWGRAVIKSPDGEPLIVHSAHLYPTADPTIRLKEIQAMIESMKPDFDAGKPMLVIGDLNHGPDSDEYKLWIDAGWVDTFAKIGKGDGLTFKSDIPKRRIDFVMAAGPIANQVVESKPLFEGAFRLNVDDEESFALSDHLPQLAVFHRTE; encoded by the coding sequence ATGACCATTTCACGTAGACACTTCTGCGGAACACTCGGAACCAGTCTGGCTCTGGCGAATTCTACTTTGTTCGCTGAAGATCCGAAGTCCAGGCCTCTGCGAGTCATTGCCTACAATATTTACAAATGCACAGGCTGGCCGAAAAACCGGGCAGGTGCGAAACGGGCGGTCGCCAAAGGTCAGATGGCGAAACGACTGGCAATGGAGCTGGCTCTGCATGAACCGGACATTATCAACTTCTCAGAATCACCATCGGAGGAACTGACCAAAGAGGTTGCGAAACTCATGGGAATGAACCATGTTCGTTTTCCAAGCGGCGGCAACTGGCCAGGAACACTGTTGAGCAAATTCGAGATCACCGAGTCTCAGAATGCCCCAATGAAGGGTGGGAGACCGAAAGAATTGTTCACCCGACACTGGGGTCGAGCGGTCATCAAGTCGCCAGACGGCGAGCCTCTGATCGTACATTCGGCCCATCTATACCCAACCGCTGACCCCACGATTCGGTTGAAAGAGATTCAAGCAATGATCGAATCGATGAAGCCGGATTTCGATGCTGGAAAACCCATGCTAGTTATCGGCGACCTCAACCACGGCCCAGACAGTGACGAATACAAACTTTGGATCGATGCTGGTTGGGTAGACACGTTCGCCAAGATCGGCAAAGGCGATGGCCTCACGTTCAAGTCAGACATCCCAAAACGACGAATCGATTTCGTCATGGCCGCAGGCCCGATTGCAAACCAAGTCGTGGAATCAAAGCCATTGTTCGAGGGAGCGTTCAGGCTAAATGTTGACGACGAAGAATCCTTCGCACTAAGCGACCATCTACCACAATTAGCCGTCTTCCACCGAACGGAATAG
- a CDS encoding PSD1 and planctomycete cytochrome C domain-containing protein — translation MKIPNYATILLLLAVAFPACGYADEPLRFSRDVLPILADRCFHCHGPDAQTRQADLRLDERKSAVDEVGAIVPKSPEDSELIARVTTTDPDLLMPPPDSHREPLKPSEVAILKRWIAEGAVWGQHWAFEKPIRPKLGDHNLHPIDAFVTRRLKEAGLQPSPMADKRTLIRRVTLDLIGLPPTVDELNSFLADESPDAYEQLVDRLLDSPHYGERMACPWLDAARYADTSGFQGDPERSMWPWRDWVVKALNDNMPFDDFTIEQLAGDLLDDPTPEQRLATGFNRNHMHNGEGGRIAEETRVENVFDRAETTGTVWLGLTLQCARCHDHKFDPTSNDDYFAFYDFFNQTTESGRGAGGRAVPPSIDYVLQPDQWPSIKEPTTVKVMVMDTVDKPRDTLVLVKGVYNNATDRKIVADVPGMLPPLPKADSDRRYNRLDLARWIVSPDNPLTARVTVNRYWQTFFGRGIVTTPSDFGLQGAQPTHPDLLDWLAVEFVESDWDVKHIHRLIVTSQTYKQSAKVTPELLERDPQNELMSRSPRFRMPSWMIRDHALATSGLLIHEFGGPPVKSYQPSGIWAEATFGKIKYQVGTGGQLYRRSLYSFWRRIVGPTIFFDSAKRQTCEVQPNLTNTPLHALTTLNDVTYIEAARVMAEKLLLEYKSHADRVAAAFEILTSREAAPEELTLLTERLRTTIAQYQTHPKQAAQLLKIGQLPKNETLDPAEHAALTTLLNTMMNLDEVLVKP, via the coding sequence ATGAAGATTCCTAACTATGCCACAATTCTGTTGCTTTTGGCGGTTGCGTTTCCGGCTTGCGGCTATGCGGACGAACCGCTGCGATTTAGCCGCGACGTGTTGCCGATATTGGCAGACCGTTGCTTTCATTGTCACGGGCCGGACGCTCAGACACGGCAAGCTGATTTGCGCCTGGATGAACGAAAATCGGCCGTCGACGAAGTTGGGGCGATCGTACCGAAGAGCCCCGAAGACAGTGAACTGATCGCTCGAGTCACCACCACCGATCCTGACCTGCTGATGCCGCCGCCGGATTCTCATCGCGAACCGCTGAAGCCTTCGGAAGTCGCTATCCTGAAACGCTGGATCGCTGAGGGAGCCGTGTGGGGGCAGCACTGGGCGTTTGAGAAACCGATCCGGCCGAAGCTGGGCGATCACAACCTTCATCCCATCGACGCCTTTGTCACTCGACGGTTGAAGGAAGCCGGGCTGCAACCTTCGCCGATGGCTGATAAACGAACGTTGATTCGTCGCGTCACGCTGGATCTGATCGGGCTGCCGCCTACTGTCGACGAATTGAATTCGTTCCTCGCGGACGAATCTCCTGACGCCTACGAACAGCTTGTCGATCGGCTGTTGGATTCACCTCACTACGGCGAACGTATGGCGTGTCCGTGGTTGGATGCCGCAAGGTATGCGGACACCAGCGGTTTTCAGGGAGACCCGGAACGATCGATGTGGCCGTGGCGGGACTGGGTGGTGAAGGCGCTCAACGACAACATGCCTTTCGACGACTTTACAATCGAACAGTTGGCGGGCGATCTTCTGGATGATCCAACGCCCGAACAGCGTCTGGCAACCGGGTTCAATCGCAACCACATGCACAACGGCGAAGGCGGTCGTATTGCAGAAGAAACGCGTGTCGAAAATGTGTTCGACCGTGCGGAAACGACGGGGACCGTTTGGCTGGGACTCACGCTGCAGTGTGCGCGGTGTCACGATCATAAGTTCGATCCCACGTCGAACGACGACTACTTTGCCTTCTATGACTTCTTCAACCAGACGACGGAATCCGGACGCGGTGCCGGCGGTCGAGCGGTGCCGCCATCCATTGACTATGTGTTGCAACCGGATCAATGGCCATCCATCAAGGAGCCGACCACCGTTAAGGTGATGGTCATGGATACGGTGGACAAACCTCGCGACACGCTGGTCCTGGTCAAAGGTGTTTACAACAACGCGACCGATCGCAAAATCGTGGCGGACGTGCCTGGCATGTTGCCGCCGCTGCCGAAAGCTGATAGCGACCGCCGCTATAACCGCCTGGATCTGGCTCGCTGGATCGTGTCGCCCGACAATCCGCTGACTGCACGAGTCACCGTCAATCGCTATTGGCAAACTTTCTTCGGTCGAGGCATCGTCACCACTCCGTCGGACTTCGGGCTGCAGGGAGCTCAGCCAACGCATCCGGATCTGTTGGACTGGCTGGCCGTGGAGTTTGTGGAATCTGACTGGGACGTCAAACACATTCATCGGCTGATCGTGACCAGCCAGACCTACAAGCAGTCTGCGAAAGTCACGCCTGAATTGCTGGAACGCGATCCTCAGAACGAACTGATGTCGCGATCGCCGCGGTTCCGTATGCCATCGTGGATGATTCGCGATCACGCGCTCGCCACCAGTGGTCTTCTGATCCATGAATTCGGCGGACCTCCGGTTAAGTCGTACCAGCCGTCCGGCATTTGGGCAGAAGCCACGTTTGGCAAGATCAAGTATCAGGTCGGTACCGGCGGGCAGCTTTATCGACGTTCGCTGTATTCCTTCTGGCGGCGTATCGTCGGGCCTACGATTTTCTTTGATTCAGCCAAACGCCAGACGTGCGAAGTCCAGCCGAACCTGACCAACACGCCACTGCACGCATTAACAACACTTAACGACGTCACTTACATCGAAGCCGCTCGAGTGATGGCGGAGAAGCTGCTGCTGGAATACAAATCACATGCAGATCGGGTTGCGGCCGCGTTCGAAATTCTAACCAGTCGCGAAGCTGCTCCGGAAGAACTCACACTGCTGACCGAACGTTTACGAACAACGATCGCGCAGTACCAGACGCACCCAAAGCAGGCGGCTCAGTTGTTGAAGATTGGACAGTTGCCGAAAAACGAAACGCTCGATCCCGCAGAACACGCGGCACTGACGACGCTGCTGAACACAATGATGAACCTTGATGAGGTTTTGGTGAAACCATGA
- a CDS encoding DUF1501 domain-containing protein produces MNPVHELSQVLTRRQLLGQSGLGLGAAALSTLMPGMSGSNQALALTPDPSAPLLPHFAPKAKRVIYLFQNGGPSHVDLFDYKPKLTELAGQGLPAELTDGKRFSTMTASQEKAFAPEITRFAQHGDCGKWIAANFLPHTAAIVDDLCFVQSMRTTQVNHAPAITYFLTGSELPGKPSMGAWLTYGLGSDADNLPAFTVMTSRDRQASCGQIFYDFYWGNGFLPSKYQGVKFRGSGDPVLYLSNPSGITRATRRQQLDDLATLNHINMQRLGDPEIAARVAQYEMAYRMQASVPELTDLASEPRHVLDMYGPQVQEKGSFAYNCLMARRLAERGCRFIQLMHAGWDQHTNLDTQLKIQCTDTDAPSAALVKDLQQRGLLEDTLVIWGGEFGRTPFQQNRPNSPRGRDHHPYAFSVWMAGGGMKPGYTYGASDDFGFNATENPVEVHDLQATILHQLGINHDVFTKRFQGLDQRLTGVEEAHVVTDIIA; encoded by the coding sequence ATGAATCCCGTTCACGAACTTTCGCAGGTCTTAACACGACGCCAGTTACTTGGCCAATCCGGCCTGGGACTCGGCGCGGCGGCACTCAGCACGTTAATGCCGGGAATGTCTGGCAGTAATCAGGCACTCGCCCTGACCCCGGACCCGTCCGCGCCGCTGTTGCCGCACTTTGCACCCAAAGCGAAGCGAGTCATCTATTTGTTTCAAAACGGCGGCCCGTCTCATGTTGACCTGTTCGACTACAAGCCAAAGTTGACGGAACTGGCAGGCCAGGGGCTACCTGCTGAACTGACCGACGGAAAACGCTTCAGCACAATGACGGCGTCACAGGAGAAAGCGTTTGCTCCGGAAATCACGCGGTTTGCTCAGCACGGAGACTGCGGAAAATGGATTGCCGCCAACTTTTTGCCGCACACAGCAGCGATTGTCGACGACTTGTGTTTCGTGCAGTCAATGCGGACCACTCAGGTCAACCACGCGCCTGCGATCACGTACTTCCTGACGGGATCAGAACTGCCCGGCAAGCCCAGCATGGGAGCGTGGCTGACCTACGGACTTGGGAGCGACGCCGACAACCTGCCGGCGTTCACCGTGATGACCAGTCGTGACAGGCAGGCGTCCTGCGGTCAGATTTTTTACGACTTCTATTGGGGCAACGGTTTTCTGCCCAGCAAATATCAAGGCGTCAAGTTTCGTGGTTCGGGCGACCCGGTCTTGTACTTGTCGAATCCCTCCGGCATCACTCGCGCGACGCGACGGCAACAGCTTGACGACCTTGCGACGCTAAACCACATCAATATGCAGCGGCTGGGTGATCCGGAAATTGCAGCCCGCGTCGCTCAATATGAAATGGCGTATCGCATGCAGGCATCGGTGCCGGAACTCACCGATCTGGCCAGCGAACCCAGGCACGTGTTGGACATGTACGGTCCACAGGTGCAGGAAAAAGGGAGCTTCGCTTACAACTGCCTGATGGCTCGCCGACTGGCCGAACGCGGCTGTCGCTTCATTCAGCTGATGCATGCCGGATGGGATCAGCACACGAACCTGGACACACAGTTGAAGATTCAGTGTACGGATACCGACGCGCCTTCCGCAGCGCTTGTGAAAGATCTGCAGCAGCGAGGTTTGCTGGAAGACACTCTGGTGATCTGGGGCGGCGAATTCGGACGCACGCCGTTTCAGCAAAACCGCCCCAATTCGCCGCGCGGACGGGACCATCATCCGTATGCGTTTTCGGTTTGGATGGCGGGCGGCGGCATGAAGCCCGGATACACTTACGGCGCGTCTGATGACTTTGGGTTTAACGCCACGGAAAACCCGGTTGAAGTCCATGACCTTCAAGCCACAATTCTTCACCAGCTAGGCATCAATCACGACGTGTTCACCAAACGATTTCAGGGCCTGGATCAGAGACTCACCGGCGTCGAAGAAGCTCATGTCGTTACAGACATCATTGCCTGA